One window from the genome of Oryza glaberrima chromosome 3, OglaRS2, whole genome shotgun sequence encodes:
- the LOC127768938 gene encoding putative cysteine proteinase inhibitor 7 yields the protein MTMRTSSLLLAAVAVVAIVAGATAATVGSWEPVDINDPHVQELGRWAVAEEDRGVAAGGLTFERVTDGEKQVVAGVNYRLTLEASSSGAKDGRYEAVVYEQDPRSNARKLVSFEPIH from the coding sequence ATGACCATGAGGACCAGCAgcctcctgctcgccgccgtcgccgtcgtcgccatcgtcgccggcgccacggcggccACCGTCGGGTCATGGGAGCCGGTGGACATCAACGACCCGCACGTCCAGGAGCTCggccggtgggcggtggcggaggaggacaggggggtggcggcgggcgggctgACGTTCGAGAGGGTGACCGACGGCGAGAAGCAGGTGGTCGCCGGCGTGAACTACCGCCTCACCCTGGAGGCGTCGAGCAGCGGCGCCAAGGACGGCAGGTACGAGGCGGTGGTGTACGAGCAGGACCCGCGGAGCAACGCGCGCAAGCTCGTCTCCTTCGAGCCCATCcactga
- the LOC127768767 gene encoding cysteine proteinase inhibitor 6, whose amino-acid sequence MAMTTRTLLLAAVCAAAALPRGWSPIKNIDDPHIQELGRWAITENNRVSPSDELTFHRVTGGEQQVVSGMNYRLEIEAASGGGDVTGSYGAVVFEQEWSNTRKLISFDKNHNF is encoded by the coding sequence ATGGCCATGACGACCCgcaccctcctcctcgccgccgtctgcgccgccgccgccttgccccGAGGCTGGAGCCCGATAAAGAACATCGACGACCCGCACATCCAGGAGCTCGGCAGGTGGGCGATCACGGAGAACAACCGGGTGTCGCCGAGCGACGAGCTCACGTTCCACagggtcaccggcggcgagcagcaggtGGTGTCCGGCATGAACTACCGCCTCGAAATCgaggcagcgagcggcggcggcgacgtcacCGGCAGCTACGGCGCGGTGGTGTTCGAGCAGGAGTGGAGCAACACGCGCAAGCTCATCTCCTTCGACAAGAACCACAACTTCTGA
- the LOC127768583 gene encoding uncharacterized protein LOC127768583, whose translation MAEIDTRPLGSVRAALTHFQQRADHHSRFSPDRNLQEIEILTKELASCRMQLEVKENEKIQANLKLESLQNAMQESSDNRMIARQQSEASEECKALRDELTVVRGELDAVRSSNSFLLREIELMETRMILEKESIRDSLNHVLQINESVLSSAVAAIRAEEERSVFFQEITLEFLSSDKNREVIDRQVEMIKNLESELMAKTVEIAYLQSQLQQVKEHCISSEIIAGNQEQQAEASLTLGNGDAEAVVVAGGGFVAVISKEDDGGGEEFYTKEIEHDQQQAAGAAGLAVADGYVLVAKSDGGDADLKGKLEAARAEIGDLRFSLEEAVRRAELAEEAKAALERALREEIQRKAQPRNTPSLTTTTTTPAKPPLTEPRGGDGRPLPGGCLTLGKVLNMKYK comes from the exons ATGGCCGAAATCGACACTAGGCCGCTTGGATCTGTACGAGCAGCACTGACCCACTTCCAGCAGAGAGCTGATCATCACAGCAGGTTTAGCCCAGATAGAAAT CTGCAGGAGATCGAGATCCTGACGAAGGAGCTCGCGAGCTGCAGGATGCAGCTCGAGGTGAAAGAGAACGAGAAGATCCAGGCCAACCTGAAGCTCGAATCCCTCCAAAACGCCATGCAAGAATCGTCCGACAACCGGATGATCGCAAGGCAGCAATCTGAAGCTTCTGAAGAGTGCAAGGCACTGAGGGACGAACTGACCGTCGTCAGAGGCGAGCTCGACGCCGTCAGGAGCTCGAACTCGTTTCTGCTGAGAGAGATCGAGCTGATGGAGACGAGGATGATCCTGGAGAAGGAGAGCATCAGGGACTCTCTGAATCACGTGCTGCAGATCAACGAGTCCGTTCTTTCGTCTGCTGTCGCCGCGAtcagggcggaggaggagaggtcggTGTTCTTCCAGGAGATCACGCTCGAGTTCTTGAGCTCTGACAAGAACCGGGAGGTGATCGACCGGCAGGTGGAGATGATCAAGAACCTGGAGAGTGAGCTGATGGCGAAGACGGTGGAGATCGCTTACCTGCAGTCGCAGCTGCAGCAGGTGAAGGAGCACTGCATTTCATCGGAAATCATCGCAGGGAACCAAGAACAGCAAGCGGAAGCATCGCTGACGCTGGGCAATGGCGACGCGGAGGctgtggtcgtcgccggcggcgggtttGTCGCGGTGATCTCcaaggaagacgacggcggcggcgaggagttcTACACGAAGGAGATCGAGCACGATCAGCAGCaggcggccggggcggcggggctcgccgtcgccgatggGTACGTGCTCGTGGCgaagagcgacggcggcgacgcggacctGAAGGGGAagctggaggcggcgcgcgcggagaTCGGCGACCTGCGGTTCAGCCTGGAGGAGGCGGTGAGGCGGGCGGAGCTGGCcgaggaggcgaaggcggcgctgGAGAGGGCGCTCAGGGAGGAGATCCAGAGGAAGGCGCAGCCGCGGAACACGCCGtctctgacgacgacgacgacgactccggcGAAGCCGCCATTGACGGAGCCGAGAGGAGGCGACGGGAGGCCATTGCCTGGAGGCTGCCTGACACTGGGGAAGGTGCTCAACATGAAGTACAAGTAA